Proteins from a genomic interval of Paenibacillus thermoaerophilus:
- a CDS encoding YceD family protein, with amino-acid sequence MIGVTGILDVRVEFVCSRCLSPFCRELRVPFDESFTRDSELLDEERDNLHLVADDEEVDLQPYVEQSILLALPYVPVCQEECRGLTTSGVNRNVFPDAENEVAVDPRLAALADWFKKEE; translated from the coding sequence ATGATCGGCGTAACCGGGATTCTGGATGTGCGGGTCGAGTTCGTCTGCTCGCGCTGTCTGAGCCCATTCTGCCGCGAGCTGCGTGTGCCGTTCGACGAATCGTTCACTCGGGACTCCGAGCTGCTGGACGAGGAACGGGACAATCTGCATCTGGTCGCAGACGACGAGGAAGTGGACTTGCAGCCATACGTGGAGCAGAGCATCTTGCTCGCCTTGCCTTATGTTCCGGTTTGTCAGGAAGAATGCCGCGGATTGACGACTTCGGGCGTGAACCGCAACGTATTTCCCGATGCCGAGAACGAAGTGGCGGTCGACCCGAGACTGGCGGCGTTGGCCGATTGGTTTAAGAAAGAAGAATGA
- the rpmF gene encoding 50S ribosomal protein L32, with protein sequence MAVPFRKVSKTRRDKRRTHFKLSVPGMVKCDNCGELKLAHRVCPTCGTYKKREIIKQ encoded by the coding sequence ATGGCAGTTCCTTTTCGTAAAGTATCGAAAACCCGCCGTGACAAGCGCCGTACTCATTTCAAACTGAGTGTACCGGGCATGGTAAAATGCGACAACTGCGGCGAGCTGAAACTGGCTCATCGCGTCTGCCCGACCTGCGGCACGTATAAGAAAAGAGAGATCATCAAGCAATAA
- the fapR gene encoding transcription factor FapR, whose product MPAIERLPKKVRQEQLKRTIEQNPFVTDEALMKQFGVSIQTIRLDRLELGIPEVRERIKSIAAGVDEVRSLAIHEVIGEVIDLQLDKSGISILEIGTEHVFQRTGIARGHHLFAQANSLAIALFNSDKALTASANIRYIRPVRLGERCVAKGYVRPTSKKGVARVDVRTYVGDELVVEGHFIIYRFAAKDEHELHKGGVPDAHRD is encoded by the coding sequence GTGCCTGCCATCGAACGGCTGCCGAAAAAGGTCAGGCAGGAACAACTCAAACGAACCATCGAACAAAATCCGTTCGTGACGGACGAGGCGCTTATGAAGCAGTTCGGCGTCAGCATCCAGACGATCCGCCTTGACCGCCTGGAGCTGGGAATACCCGAAGTGCGCGAACGGATCAAGTCGATCGCCGCGGGCGTCGACGAGGTCCGTTCGCTGGCGATTCACGAGGTCATCGGCGAAGTGATCGACCTGCAGCTCGACAAGAGCGGCATCTCGATTCTGGAGATCGGAACGGAGCATGTATTTCAGCGAACCGGCATCGCGAGGGGGCATCATCTGTTCGCGCAGGCGAACTCTCTGGCGATCGCCCTGTTCAACAGCGATAAAGCGCTGACCGCGTCGGCGAACATCCGCTACATCCGGCCCGTGAGGCTGGGCGAGAGGTGCGTCGCCAAAGGCTACGTCCGGCCGACCAGCAAAAAAGGCGTGGCGCGCGTCGATGTCCGGACGTATGTCGGGGACGAATTGGTGGTGGAAGGGCATTTCATCATTTATCGTTTTGCCGCCAAGGACGAGCACGAACTGCACAAAGGAGGAGTACCGGATGCGCATCGCGATTGA
- the plsX gene encoding phosphate acyltransferase PlsX: protein MRIAIDAHGGDKAPAAAVEGTLRAAKELPDAELILVGKPEEVEPMIRAAGKPSNVTLAAAEEVIEADDEPAKAVRRKKQSSMVIAGRMVREGQADALVSAGNTGALMATGLLVVGRIEGIERPALAPILPTMDGVGMLALDLGANMDSTPEHLVQYAIMGSLYRSRVHGMEKPRVGLLNVGTEPMKGNELTKAAFEQLERAPVNFIGNVESRDVLFRNCDVLVCDGFAGNIMLKSMEGTATAVFKALKEQFTSSLWTKLAAAVLAPGIRRFRSKMDYATYGGAPMLGVNGVCVKAHGSSDAQAFANGIKQAYQEVRHQLVQTIASEFSRK from the coding sequence ATGCGCATCGCGATTGACGCTCACGGCGGCGACAAGGCGCCGGCCGCAGCCGTCGAGGGGACCTTGCGGGCGGCGAAGGAACTGCCGGACGCGGAATTGATTCTGGTCGGCAAGCCGGAGGAGGTGGAGCCGATGATCCGGGCGGCGGGGAAACCGTCAAACGTGACGCTTGCCGCCGCGGAGGAGGTCATCGAAGCGGACGACGAACCGGCCAAAGCCGTTCGCCGCAAGAAGCAATCCTCGATGGTCATCGCCGGGCGGATGGTTCGCGAAGGCCAGGCCGACGCTCTCGTATCCGCGGGCAACACGGGGGCGCTGATGGCGACGGGACTGCTCGTCGTCGGCCGGATCGAAGGCATCGAACGGCCGGCTCTCGCGCCGATTCTTCCGACGATGGACGGCGTTGGCATGCTGGCGCTCGATCTCGGCGCGAACATGGATTCGACGCCGGAGCATCTGGTTCAATACGCGATTATGGGCAGTCTGTACCGGTCCCGCGTTCACGGGATGGAGAAGCCTCGGGTCGGGCTGCTGAATGTCGGCACGGAGCCGATGAAGGGGAACGAGCTGACGAAGGCGGCGTTCGAACAATTGGAGCGGGCGCCGGTGAATTTCATCGGCAACGTCGAATCCCGGGACGTGTTGTTCCGCAATTGCGACGTGCTTGTCTGCGACGGCTTCGCGGGCAACATCATGCTGAAGTCGATGGAGGGCACGGCGACGGCTGTGTTTAAGGCGCTGAAGGAGCAGTTCACTTCGTCGCTCTGGACGAAGCTGGCCGCGGCCGTCCTCGCCCCGGGCATTCGCCGGTTCCGCAGCAAGATGGATTACGCCACGTACGGCGGCGCTCCGATGCTGGGCGTCAACGGAGTCTGCGTGAAAGCGCACGGTTCTTCGGATGCGCAGGCGTTCGCCAACGGGATCAAGCAGGCGTATCAGGAAGTCCGGCACCAATTGGTCCAAACAATCGCATCGGAATTCAGCAGAAAATGA
- a CDS encoding beta-ketoacyl-ACP synthase III, with protein MLKSVGILGTGHYVPERVLTNADLEKMVETNDEWIVTRTGIRERRIASAEQASSDLAYEAAVKALANAGLSAEDLDLIVVATITPDMAFPSTACVLQERLGAKKAAAFDLSAACSGFIYGLANAQNFIAMGLYKYALVVGAETLSKITDYTDRNTCILFGDGAGAVVLGEVPPERGFKSFVLGADGSGGDLLKLEGGGSRCPSSEQSVANKKHYIHMAGSEVFKFAVRIMGQAAEEAVEKAGLTKSDIDLLVPHQANIRIIQSALNRLELPEEKCMINLHKYGNASAASIPLALAEAVEEGRLKEGDTIVLVGFGGGLTWGASVLVW; from the coding sequence ATGCTTAAATCAGTAGGAATTCTCGGAACCGGACATTACGTGCCGGAGCGGGTATTGACAAACGCCGATCTGGAGAAGATGGTCGAGACGAACGACGAGTGGATCGTGACCCGTACCGGCATTCGCGAACGCCGCATCGCATCGGCGGAGCAGGCGTCGTCCGACCTCGCCTACGAGGCGGCCGTCAAGGCGCTTGCGAACGCGGGCCTGTCCGCCGAAGATCTGGATCTGATCGTCGTGGCGACGATTACGCCGGATATGGCATTCCCGTCGACCGCCTGCGTGCTGCAGGAACGGCTCGGCGCGAAAAAAGCGGCGGCGTTCGATTTGTCCGCGGCCTGCTCGGGTTTTATCTACGGGCTCGCCAACGCGCAAAACTTTATCGCGATGGGCCTGTACAAATATGCGCTGGTTGTCGGCGCGGAGACGCTGTCGAAAATTACCGATTATACGGACCGCAATACGTGCATTTTGTTCGGAGACGGCGCTGGGGCGGTCGTGCTTGGGGAAGTTCCTCCGGAGCGCGGCTTCAAGTCGTTTGTGCTGGGCGCGGACGGTTCCGGCGGCGATCTGCTGAAGCTGGAGGGCGGCGGCTCCCGTTGCCCGTCCAGCGAGCAAAGCGTCGCGAACAAAAAACACTACATTCATATGGCGGGCAGCGAGGTGTTCAAGTTCGCTGTGCGCATCATGGGCCAAGCGGCCGAGGAAGCGGTGGAAAAAGCGGGGCTCACCAAGTCGGACATCGATCTGCTGGTGCCCCATCAGGCCAATATCCGCATCATCCAGTCGGCGCTGAACCGGCTGGAATTGCCGGAGGAAAAATGCATGATCAACCTTCACAAGTACGGCAATGCGTCTGCCGCTTCGATCCCGCTCGCGCTGGCCGAGGCGGTCGAGGAGGGCCGGCTGAAGGAAGGCGACACGATCGTGCTGGTCGGCTTCGGCGGCGGCCTGACGTGGGGCGCGTCGGTTCTGGTTTGGTGA
- the fabD gene encoding ACP S-malonyltransferase, giving the protein MGKIAFVFPGQGAQAVGMGKDVYDAVPASRAAYDRADEVLGFRLTDLVFAGPEDQLKLTYHTQPALLATSIAYLEAFRAAHPDVKPDYAAGHSLGEYSALVAAGALSFEDAVKLVRARGEYMDGAVPAGLGAMAAVLGAEREALEQLCREASAQAGAVELANVNCPGQIVVSGSREGVQYVVDNGKSAGAKRVIPLEVSGPFHSSMMKPAADKLAAKLAETELRAPSVPVVANVTARAETNPDAIRELLVRQVSAPVLWEDSVRWMIGQGVDTFVEIGSGTVLAGLIKKTDKSVRVFSLNSLAAIKNFSLQGGE; this is encoded by the coding sequence ATGGGTAAAATCGCGTTTGTTTTTCCGGGGCAAGGGGCGCAAGCCGTCGGCATGGGCAAGGACGTCTATGACGCCGTCCCGGCGTCCAGAGCTGCGTATGACCGGGCGGACGAAGTTCTGGGCTTCCGGCTGACCGATCTCGTGTTCGCGGGACCCGAGGATCAGTTGAAGCTGACGTACCATACGCAGCCCGCGCTGCTCGCGACAAGCATCGCCTATCTGGAAGCGTTCCGCGCCGCGCATCCGGACGTGAAGCCGGATTACGCGGCGGGCCACAGCTTGGGCGAGTACAGCGCCCTCGTCGCGGCGGGCGCGCTGTCGTTCGAGGATGCGGTCAAGCTCGTCCGCGCGCGGGGGGAATATATGGACGGCGCCGTGCCGGCCGGTCTGGGCGCGATGGCCGCGGTGCTCGGGGCGGAGCGCGAGGCGCTGGAGCAATTGTGTCGGGAAGCATCCGCGCAAGCGGGTGCGGTCGAGCTGGCGAACGTCAACTGTCCCGGCCAGATCGTCGTGTCCGGTTCGCGCGAAGGCGTGCAGTACGTCGTCGACAACGGCAAATCGGCCGGCGCGAAACGGGTGATCCCGCTGGAGGTAAGCGGACCGTTCCACTCTTCCATGATGAAGCCGGCCGCGGACAAGCTTGCCGCGAAGCTGGCGGAAACGGAGCTTCGCGCGCCGTCCGTCCCGGTCGTCGCCAACGTCACGGCGCGGGCGGAGACGAATCCGGACGCCATCCGCGAGCTGCTTGTCCGTCAAGTCAGCGCTCCCGTCCTGTGGGAGGATTCCGTGCGCTGGATGATCGGACAGGGTGTCGATACGTTTGTCGAGATCGGCTCGGGCACCGTGCTGGCCGGACTCATCAAGAAGACGGACAAATCGGTCCGGGTATTCTCGTTGAATTCGTTGGCGGCCATTAAAAACTTTAGTCTGCAGGGAGGAGAATAA
- the fabG gene encoding 3-oxoacyl-[acyl-carrier-protein] reductase, which yields MTLQGKTALVTGASRGIGRAVALALAEAGADVAINYAGNEAAANETADRVRALGRRAIVIRADVSDSSQVEEMFKRTLDEFGKLDILVNNAGITRDNLVMRMKEEEFDAVIDTNLKGVFLCVKAAIRPMMKQRYGRIVNIASVVGSLGNPGQANYVAAKAGVIGMTKSMAKEFASRNITVNCVAPGFITTDMTDKLSEETKAALLGQIPLARLGEPEDIAKAVRFLVSDDASYMTGQTIHVDGGMFM from the coding sequence ATGACGCTGCAAGGCAAAACGGCGCTGGTAACGGGCGCTTCCCGCGGCATCGGCCGCGCGGTCGCGCTGGCCTTGGCCGAGGCGGGGGCCGACGTTGCGATCAACTACGCGGGCAACGAAGCCGCGGCGAACGAGACGGCTGACCGGGTGCGGGCTCTCGGCCGGCGGGCGATTGTGATCCGCGCGGACGTGTCCGACAGCTCCCAGGTGGAAGAGATGTTTAAGCGCACGCTGGATGAATTCGGGAAATTGGACATCCTAGTCAATAACGCCGGCATTACGCGCGACAATCTCGTCATGCGGATGAAGGAAGAAGAGTTCGACGCGGTCATCGACACGAACCTGAAAGGCGTGTTCCTCTGCGTCAAGGCGGCGATCCGCCCGATGATGAAGCAGCGCTACGGACGCATCGTCAACATCGCTTCGGTCGTCGGTTCCCTCGGCAACCCGGGGCAAGCCAACTATGTGGCGGCCAAGGCGGGCGTCATCGGCATGACCAAATCGATGGCGAAGGAGTTCGCCTCGCGCAACATTACGGTGAACTGCGTCGCTCCGGGCTTCATCACGACGGATATGACCGACAAGCTGTCGGAGGAGACGAAAGCCGCGCTGCTCGGACAAATTCCGCTGGCGAGGCTGGGAGAACCCGAGGACATCGCCAAAGCGGTGCGGTTTCTGGTCAGCGACGACGCGTCCTATATGACCGGCCAGACGATCCATGTGGACGGCGGCATGTTTATGTAA
- the acpP gene encoding acyl carrier protein: MSDVLERVKKIVVDRLGVDEAEVTLEASFKEDLGADSLDVVELVMELEDEFDLEISDEDAEKITTVGEVVEYIKAHS; this comes from the coding sequence ATGTCCGATGTATTGGAGCGTGTTAAAAAGATCGTAGTCGACCGTCTTGGCGTGGATGAAGCGGAAGTCACGCTGGAAGCTTCCTTCAAAGAGGATCTCGGCGCTGACTCTCTCGATGTGGTTGAATTGGTCATGGAGCTCGAAGACGAATTCGATCTGGAAATCTCCGATGAAGATGCGGAGAAAATCACCACGGTAGGAGAAGTAGTCGAATACATAAAAGCGCATAGCTGA
- the fabF gene encoding beta-ketoacyl-ACP synthase II yields the protein MKQRVVITGMGVVTSLGRDLETFWNSLVEGKSGVSLIESFDVSDYATRIAAEIKDFDPEQYMDKRDVRRTDRFVQFAVAAAKMALRDAGIAIGDNAEPERVGVIIGSGIGGLGTWEDQHRTLLEKGPKRVSPFFIPMMIANMASGQVSMLTGAKGPNTTAVTACATGTHSIGDSFRLIQRGDADVMIAGGAEATIRPTGMAGFCALRAMSTRNGEPQRASRPFDADRDGFVMGEGSGVLVLESLEHARKRGARIYAEVVGYGMSADAYNMTDPAPGGEGAARCMVKAMEDAGLKPEDVDYINAHGTSTPVGDKAETDAIKTAFGEYAYKVPVSSTKSMTGHLLGAAGAIEAVICGLTIGRGVIPPTINLDTPDPECDLDYVPNQAREANVNVAMSNSFGFGGHNATIVLKKFEA from the coding sequence ATGAAACAAAGAGTCGTCATTACCGGGATGGGGGTTGTGACCTCGCTCGGTCGCGATTTGGAAACGTTCTGGAACAGTCTGGTCGAAGGCAAATCCGGCGTATCGCTCATTGAGTCGTTCGACGTCTCCGATTATGCGACGCGAATTGCTGCCGAAATCAAGGATTTCGATCCCGAACAATATATGGACAAACGTGACGTGCGCCGGACGGACCGCTTCGTGCAGTTTGCGGTCGCCGCGGCCAAGATGGCGCTCCGGGACGCGGGTATCGCGATCGGCGACAATGCGGAACCGGAACGCGTCGGCGTCATCATCGGATCCGGCATCGGCGGCTTGGGAACCTGGGAAGACCAGCACCGGACGCTGCTTGAAAAAGGACCGAAGCGGGTCAGCCCGTTCTTTATCCCGATGATGATCGCCAACATGGCGAGCGGACAAGTGTCGATGCTGACCGGGGCGAAAGGTCCCAACACGACGGCGGTTACCGCCTGCGCGACGGGCACGCATTCGATCGGCGATTCGTTCCGGCTGATCCAGCGCGGCGATGCCGACGTGATGATCGCGGGCGGCGCGGAAGCGACGATTCGTCCGACCGGCATGGCCGGATTCTGCGCGCTCCGGGCGATGTCCACCCGCAACGGCGAGCCGCAGCGTGCGAGCCGCCCGTTCGACGCGGACCGCGACGGCTTCGTGATGGGCGAAGGCTCGGGCGTGCTCGTGCTGGAATCGCTGGAGCACGCGCGGAAGCGCGGAGCCCGCATCTACGCGGAAGTCGTCGGCTACGGCATGAGCGCGGACGCGTACAACATGACCGATCCGGCTCCCGGCGGCGAAGGCGCGGCGCGCTGCATGGTGAAAGCGATGGAGGACGCCGGGCTGAAGCCGGAGGACGTCGATTACATCAACGCGCACGGCACTTCGACGCCGGTCGGCGACAAGGCCGAAACCGACGCGATCAAGACGGCGTTCGGCGAGTACGCGTACAAAGTGCCGGTCAGCTCGACCAAGTCGATGACAGGCCACCTGTTGGGCGCCGCCGGCGCGATCGAAGCGGTCATCTGCGGCCTGACGATCGGACGCGGCGTCATTCCGCCGACGATCAACCTGGACACCCCGGATCCGGAATGCGATCTCGATTATGTGCCGAACCAAGCGCGCGAGGCAAACGTCAACGTAGCGATGTCCAACTCGTTCGGCTTCGGCGGACATAACGCCACGATCGTGTTGAAGAAATTCGAAGCTTGA
- the rnc gene encoding ribonuclease III, giving the protein MQRSLKELEQKLGLPFRRYELLEEAFTHSSWINEHRSSHADNERLEFLGDAVLELAVSEYLYRRHPDGSEGELTKRRASIVCEPSLVKFAKRLEFGDFLLLGKGEAQTGGRNRPALLADVFEAFVGALFLDRGLDAVRAFLEEHLFPFVDEDDGPQVTDYKTRLQEYAQQRNLGTPEYRIVAESGPAHDKQFISEVRMDGVCMGTGYGRSKKESEQQAARQALESLRDQ; this is encoded by the coding sequence ATGCAACGCAGCTTGAAGGAACTGGAGCAAAAGCTCGGCCTGCCGTTTCGGCGCTACGAACTGCTCGAAGAAGCGTTTACGCATTCGTCCTGGATCAACGAACACCGCTCCAGCCACGCGGACAACGAGCGGCTTGAATTTCTCGGCGACGCCGTGCTGGAGCTGGCGGTGTCGGAATATTTATACCGCCGCCATCCGGACGGCTCCGAAGGCGAGCTGACCAAGCGGCGGGCGTCGATCGTCTGCGAGCCTTCGCTCGTCAAATTCGCCAAACGGCTTGAGTTCGGGGATTTTCTGCTGCTCGGCAAGGGCGAGGCGCAGACGGGAGGACGCAATCGGCCCGCCTTGCTCGCGGACGTATTCGAAGCGTTTGTCGGCGCCTTGTTTCTCGATCGGGGCTTGGATGCCGTCCGGGCGTTTCTGGAGGAGCATCTGTTTCCGTTCGTGGACGAAGACGACGGGCCGCAGGTGACGGATTACAAGACGCGTCTGCAGGAATACGCTCAGCAGCGCAATCTCGGCACGCCGGAATACCGCATCGTGGCGGAGAGCGGTCCGGCGCACGACAAGCAGTTTATATCCGAAGTGCGCATGGACGGCGTATGCATGGGAACCGGATACGGGCGCTCCAAAAAAGAGTCAGAGCAGCAGGCGGCCAGACAAGCGCTTGAGTCGCTCCGGGATCAGTAA
- a CDS encoding manganese catalase family protein, which yields MWIYEKKLQYPVRVSKCDPMMAKFLIEQYGGADGELAAALRYLNQRYTIPDKVIGLLNDIGTEEFAHLEMIATMVYKLTKDATVEQLEAAGLGAHYVNHDRALFYNNAAGNPWTATYIQAKGDPIADLYEDIAAEEKARATYQWLIDMTDDVDLQDSLKFLREREIVHSQRFREAVEILKAEQESKKYY from the coding sequence TTGTGGATTTATGAGAAAAAACTGCAATATCCGGTGCGGGTCAGCAAATGCGATCCGATGATGGCCAAGTTCCTGATTGAGCAGTACGGCGGCGCGGACGGCGAACTGGCCGCCGCCCTGCGGTATTTGAACCAGAGGTATACGATTCCGGATAAAGTCATCGGGCTGCTGAATGACATCGGAACCGAAGAATTCGCCCATTTGGAAATGATTGCCACGATGGTGTACAAACTGACCAAAGACGCGACCGTCGAGCAATTGGAAGCGGCCGGACTTGGCGCCCACTACGTGAACCACGACCGCGCGTTGTTCTACAACAACGCCGCCGGCAACCCTTGGACGGCTACATATATTCAAGCCAAGGGCGATCCGATCGCCGACCTGTACGAGGATATCGCGGCCGAGGAAAAAGCGCGCGCGACGTACCAATGGCTGATCGACATGACCGACGACGTGGACCTGCAGGACAGCCTGAAGTTCCTGCGGGAGCGCGAGATCGTACACTCCCAGCGGTTCCGCGAGGCGGTCGAAATTCTGAAGGCCGAACAGGAGTCGAAAAAGTATTACTGA
- a CDS encoding spore coat protein CotJB, with translation MKAVDNQYYQMLLEIQTIDFVLVELTLYLDTHPWDTQALQQFNQFAQARKPIVQAFEAAYGPLSGFGTSVEVGETWRWSQTPWPWQV, from the coding sequence ATGAAAGCCGTCGACAACCAATATTATCAGATGCTGCTGGAAATCCAGACGATCGACTTCGTGCTCGTCGAATTGACCCTGTATCTGGACACCCATCCCTGGGATACGCAAGCCCTCCAGCAGTTCAATCAGTTCGCCCAGGCGAGAAAGCCGATCGTCCAGGCGTTCGAGGCCGCCTACGGCCCGCTGTCCGGATTCGGAACAAGCGTCGAGGTCGGGGAGACGTGGCGTTGGAGTCAGACCCCCTGGCCTTGGCAGGTATAG